The segment GAAACATGAATAAGAAGCAGAAGAGAGCTGATGGTCTTTGTTATTAGTACATGTGGTACACAAATTTTAAGTTGTTATAAACATGTGTAGAAATGTGGATATGATTACGTGCTGAAATAATCAGATAACATCACCATTTCTAATAAGCCATTTTCCATCCTTATTATAGGAAATagagaatttgttttttgtaaaagtttatgcttctttatgattttgttttagtaaTTAATCTCTCCTTTACATTTAGACTGTGCTgtcattgtatattttatatacaaaatGACCAGATACAATGATAAAATGTGACTACTGTTTGTCACTTGcctgcatatacatatatcaagcCCTGATAATTGCATTGTTTTGTGTTGCCAGAGCTTTATGGACGAAACAGTACAACATGTCTGATGGACACTCAAAGTTATGAAGTACTTCAGGAGTTGCAAAGTGACCGCCTGTCTTGTCTTACATTCCGTGATAACATCATTGTGGCTGGATCATTTTTGGCTGGCATGTGGGTGTGGCAGCTTGGTGGTTTTGTGAATAAACAGGTACTCCAGGGCCACGCTGGAGCAACGATCTGTGCTGACATTCATCCCAGTAAATCCTTTGTTGTCACTGGGTCAGCTGACAAGACTGTCATTCTGCACAACTTGGATGTTGGTGCTTCACACCATCTGCATGTAGGGCCCATAGAAAACCACGTGCGACATGTACACTTTCTGCCTCAAAACAGCACAGAACAATTTAGAATTTGTGTGGGTGAACAATCTCGCATTGTTGTAGCTGTTGTGGACAAAAATGGGCATTGTCTGGCATATAGTCAGCACCTTGCATCAGGCGGGGGACGGTATTGTTCATTCTCTCATGCAAGTCATGATGAGAATCTTTTTTATGTGTCAGTCATGGAAGAGGCTGGTTTCTGTTCTGTAATCAGCTACCATCTCAGTGAAACAGACTTTACTGAAGAAAAAGCAGTCATCACTGGGCTTAAAAGCTGTGCGCATGTCATAGGATGTGGTAGGAGGTTTCTAATGATTCTTTACACCATTCCTCTTGCAGAAACTGACAACAGCCACAATTTTCTCATCTTTGATCTCACCAAGAGCCAGATAATTGCACGGACATTTATTCCAATTAGAAGGTGAGTTATGTATTATTTGGGAAAGTTTGGATTGTGCAAATTAGAGTGTAATAAGATAAAAACGTGGAAGAGAAAGTTgagaaataatgtgaaaatgttgaagaaaaacCATAAAGTGGTGTGACTGTTATCTGACAAATGAGAAAGCAAATGCGATAAGCATcattaatatttacattcttACAGTTTGAGTAGTATATTTCAGCCTTCTTGAACACATAATCAAAAAGTTCATTCCAGagagaattttttgtttaattaacaaggtggttttttttttctttctttctttttcaacagcAGTGAAAATGCATGGACTGTCAGTGTTGGAGACACTGACTGGCTTCATGGTCTCAGCTCAGACACTTTGTGTTCCAGAAAATTCTTGATTGTGTTTGTCTCTTATGATGGAGAACTTTGTTGTATGAGTTGGGATCAAACGCTGTGGAAGGCATAGCAAGGATATATTAATTCTTTTGGCGGCTAACATGaggcaatattttacaatgactGCTTTCATGGTATCATAAACTGAAATTAATCAGGGCTCACATCTGAATGTATCTCAGGGTTATTCAGATATATAGTATAGAATGTCTGTCCAGAAAGTATTGAgagttgtattttttaatttattttaaaaaatgtacaattcAGTATTATCACCTTCAGAAAATATTATCCTTATGAAAACACAGGACACTCCCAGTGCCCATGCCATTGTTGGTAATAGTGCTGGAAATCGTCAACTGTGAGGGTATTCAATCTTGGTTGTGGCTGTGTAGATGTTGCTTACTTTGCCGAAGTGGTGAccttttaaatgtgttttaatatttgggaacaagaagaaatcaTACAGAGCCAAGTCAGGGCTATAAGGTGGATGTGGAAGGACTAGAAGTTTCTTTTCAACAAAAGATTCTCTCACAGCCATTGATTCATGACCCTATGTATTGCTATGACATACCTCTGCTCTCAACATACTTGCATTGTTCCTGTGACAAGGCTTTTCGAAAGggtttttcaaaaacaatcttATGGGTACCTCAGAAACTAGAATGTAACTACCATTTATCAGAGATTCCATTCTAAATGGCTTTGATTACCATCCGTAAGCCCAACATATAGTTTCTGAATTTCATTCTCATTGTTTTCTGAACAGATCATATCTGTgtatgcaagttgtagtggaaGTGTCAGCATTATTTTGTGTGAGTCTGGCTTCATCTGCAGAAACACATAATCTCAATCTTTGCATTTagattttgaataaatattttctgtgtccaaagttttgttttttttttttgtatgttgatgatgaaatacatgtacaatATGCTATGCACTATCGAATAATTTTCTTGTGTAGCTTATGCTGAAGTTGGTAGCCTAATTCTATCACTTTTATGCTCTTTCCCTACGCTTCATGGAAGTGAATACagttttaacagttttctcCCCTGAAGTATATCATCATTTATAGATACATTATTTGACATTTGCTCAGTGCCCAAACATAATCCAGGCAGCAATCTCTGTTATGGCTAGATACTTGTACACATGAATGggaggagagaaaaggaaagtttTAAGAGAATGGCAGGAAAATACATGCAAGTCAGCCATGTAGGGTCAAATGGTGTTTCCCTTAATATGGTGTCCCATTGGTAACATCCAATCAACATTTAGCagttttcataatgtcatgctCACACTGGACTATGGGCAAACCAGCAGTTAAAATTGCTTAATAATTTGATAAAGATTACATGGGATATTAAAGGACTAAGCCAACAAATATGAATGCTAGGtatttattaaaagataaagaataGTAAAATGCTGACATGTTAAAAGCATTAGTATAACTACCAGAATTTTATTACCAATGCTTTCTCCAAACTGCGATCTTTTGATCTGTCTCACAACTATTAATCCCTAACTGTCTTTAATAAAGGCTCTTCTTCTAAAGGGTCTTAAATTTAGATACAAAGTAAACACTAGATGTGTTTTGTTACGTTCCTATCACCATCAAGCATTCCATTACTTTCacttgattgtttttttttgcagaagaaaGCTGGGATAAATATAATCAGCAGAATAGAGtagataatatttattttaataatgataatgatattaacaacaacaacataatgaCATTGGAGGCCAGAGTTAAACAAACTGGAGATAAATCTGGCTATAGGGGACTAATATGTCTCTCGCAGGAAAAAACCCAGCAAAGTATCCCAATGATTGTTAATTTAATGTGATAATTTTGAGCTGCTACCCAATCAgtttataaacagtttatcGGTTTGATATTTGAATGAGGAAGTCTCAGTAATTAAGTCCATTGTAATAGTAATATttcccaaattttcttttaagtaaatttCAACAAAATATAAGTGGTTGAATAGTAGGAGCAAAGTCGTTCAGCAGGACACTGCCTGAGTATTTGAAGTGTGTGTTAAATAAATCCATTTATAGAAAAGGCATATGTTTTGTGGGAATGCAGAGCATTTCACAGAGGATTCaactatttaatattattttgttagcAAATATACTTTGTGTTGTATTTTGGAGAGAGTTGCATGTATATGATTCAAATTACAATAGGAGAAAATCTACAAACTTTCAAATACTGCCAAATACATGTTATGAAATTGGGgagaaaatcaaagtaaaaagaTGCACCGTGCAAAAAGTCTTTACACAGGTGTTGCTGCTGAAGTTCAGAATACTTTTTGTCAAAGAGAATGAAACAACAatcacagacataaaaaagctggccccaagaaaagtgaaatattttaccCTACCAGACTATCCACCATGGCATTATCTTTCAGTCTAGTCCAGACTGCGTTTTCTTTAgagtttggatttttttttcaaaagtaatcTGCTTTTATTGCAATCAACTGTACACATATAATGGTCTATAGACATGTCAAGAAACTGCAAATATCATGGATAAAActtctgcattttatttattcttctttgataactgttttctgaaaaacaaaaagtttaccTTACAGCACTTAGCAGGTGCCAAGAAAAACAGCCtacaaaaacaatctttttcgTTGCTGTGCTTGTTTTTCTAGCTTATGTACGAACATTATTGACTGTGATTAGTTGGCCTTTTACGCATCAGAATAAGAAATAGTTGGATGTATTCTCCTGCAGGATACGACTTTGTTTGCTGGCAATTTCGCTTTCATTACATCGTTCCATCTTCAGAAAGGGCGGGGAAcctatgttttgttttttatacaAACAGGTGCAAGGTGCATGGTAATTGATTATAGTCactaatttataaaatgaatgaCATCTTTTACAACTTTTTGATGAAAATACGTTCGGCCAATATTCAATATAAGCCTTTCGTCCCACgacaattttctttacaatattATTGTAGCGACACGTGTATTCAATTAGTTTACCATTTTGCGCATCAAAACGTACCTATAAAAGTGATACTTACGGCTCCTCTTTCATTCAGATGAGCCTGGAGGTCTTTCAGGTGAGTCAACACTTTCTTATGTACATTTGTCTGTCGGCAGCAATTCACTTCATGGCTGAGAAGTCAAGTCTCCTGGCTACAGTCTCTTATAAGTCACTTGAACGTTTGTTTTAACAATCTGGAGGGAgttgcttatttttgtaatatcttttgaaaaaaaaggttattatAGCTGCTATTTCTACTTTAAGACTAATTCAAGGTCCAGTCACAAAAGCCGTACAAAAGAATAGTTTGAAAATGAGCATATGTATTGTGATGTCGGGTACCATAGGTTGCCATCTAGTAAACaatcttcaacattttaaagCGTTAGCTGCATGAGGAGCTATCTCAGGATAGCAGGAAGTCGATTTAAACTATAAGAAAATGCCTATCGTGTTGAGAACAGTTCATGCTTGCGATGGGATCTCCTTTTGCAGACACATGTTCTAGCTAGAATGAAGACAAACGTAGTTTTCGTGCTGCTCTTAATACTGGAGACTGGTCAAGGTCAGAATCTGCTGGACAACCCCAGCTTCGAGGGAGATCTGACGGGTACATGGGACAACAATGGGTTCCTGATGGAGCGCGTGAGTGGCGATTCGGTTGACGGAAACTTCGCACTAAAGGCCAGTTCCCGGTGAGGACATCTGCTGGGGATAATCTGTTAGTTTATGTATCAGGACAAAAGCTAGGTACACTATTTTTGAATGTATTGTATTCAGCAATGCATATAATAACACAGGATATAATAAAGACCACAACGATTAACAATAGTAAGATTACCATTTCGACATCTTGTTACAAATAAACACTTGTCGAGAAAGCGGTGACCATCATTAAGACATACTTCTCGTTCAGTGTCCTTTCACAAAATTCTtatctaaatgaaaaataacaaaacataaatataaaattcaagTAAAAACCCGTTTGCACAAGGCACATAGAGTCTTTACTGGAGGTTTGAAAATGATCGAAGTtacagaaggaagaaacaatTCCTGTGATCAAGAAAAAACGATAGGAAAAGTACGGTGGATCTTATTGCATGACTACTAAAACGTAAAGATTAAAAAGTCCCTAAAAGTAGCATACTGCATATCgttaatataaaacaaagtggCCAtgtcaaagaaacatttctgctCAGTTAGAAGCGAGTTattatgttcttttatttctttattggtGTGTTGTTGGCAATAAGTATGATAACCGACGTTCAAAGTCTTAAAAATCATGTCAATGACATCGgacggacaaacaaacaagaaaaaactaATTCCCAAAGAGAAATATTTCCAGTTCTAGAATAATTTAAATATGTAGGATTGCTGACAAAGTGAACTGGTCAGGAAAAGACGAAAGAGCACTATACAGACACGAACTGCAGTCGCTCACTGAAGTACAACTGATGATTCCTTTCTTAGTGATCGAAGTCTTGAAGGACCACTGTACAGGTGATGCACGGCTTGAAGACCAGCGCTCGCTATGAATGATTGCTTATGTAAAGCTGCTCAACGATCTTCCCGGCACCCTTTGGCAGAATATCAGAGTCACTATGCAGTACCAATTTGTCGATACGGGAAGTGGAACAGTTATACTAATCTAAAATCAAAGGAATTGCAAAATTTAGTTTATGTTGG is part of the Pomacea canaliculata isolate SZHN2017 linkage group LG13, ASM307304v1, whole genome shotgun sequence genome and harbors:
- the LOC112554597 gene encoding F-box/WD repeat-containing protein 2-like isoform X2, with product MYLQEHLQHIFLWNPFIDLDCLPFQKILHVLDVQSLARCRQVCKAWNIAVSSNSRLWWLWCKRDGAQVGDYESKHDYISLYVKLKHVLKKLSLGTFFSWEPIPAPKGVLRIVYKDGIFVFELYGRNSTTCLMDTQSYEVLQELQSDRLSCLTFRDNIIVAGSFLAGMWVWQLGGFVNKQVLQGHAGATICADIHPSKSFVVTGSADKTVILHNLDVGASHHLHVGPIENHVRHVHFLPQNSTEQFRICVGEQSRIVVAVVDKNGHCLAYSQHLASGGGRYCSFSHASHDENLFYVSVMEEAGFCSVISYHLSETDFTEEKAVITGLKSCAHVIGCGRRFLMILYTIPLAETDNSHNFLIFDLTKSQIIARTFIPIRSSENAWTVSVGDTDWLHGLSSDTLCSRKFLIVFVSYDGELCCMSWDQTLWKA
- the LOC112554597 gene encoding F-box/WD repeat-containing protein 2-like isoform X1, producing MAFKRQSFDFQDWLNILKVNIKSLSNEEISTLFQELLQSCSPCQKMYLQEHLQHIFLWNPFIDLDCLPFQKILHVLDVQSLARCRQVCKAWNIAVSSNSRLWWLWCKRDGAQVGDYESKHDYISLYVKLKHVLKKLSLGTFFSWEPIPAPKGVLRIVYKDGIFVFELYGRNSTTCLMDTQSYEVLQELQSDRLSCLTFRDNIIVAGSFLAGMWVWQLGGFVNKQVLQGHAGATICADIHPSKSFVVTGSADKTVILHNLDVGASHHLHVGPIENHVRHVHFLPQNSTEQFRICVGEQSRIVVAVVDKNGHCLAYSQHLASGGGRYCSFSHASHDENLFYVSVMEEAGFCSVISYHLSETDFTEEKAVITGLKSCAHVIGCGRRFLMILYTIPLAETDNSHNFLIFDLTKSQIIARTFIPIRSSENAWTVSVGDTDWLHGLSSDTLCSRKFLIVFVSYDGELCCMSWDQTLWKA